The genomic interval TGATAAATTGACATCCTACTCTTTCCTACCCGATTGCTAATCCTGGCACCAAAAATCTCATTTAAGTGTACCTAGTTGAACGTAGACATGCGTGAACCCACATCAACATGTTTTAGTCATGCAGAAAAACGGAACTGCTGTGGGGCAGCCCAATGCTGCAGCTCTCAAATGAGGGGGGAGTGAAGGGGACACACCACTCCCCCAAACCCGCAGCACTAGTGGATGGGACGTTAGCTCCCTGGGACCCAGGGAAGTCCCCCAGACCATCCAAGTCGCCACCAGCCAGCCATCGGAGAGAGGACGATGAGACTTCTCACCCCCACACACAAACCCTCTAGCACCGATCTGTCCAGACCCCACCCAACCAGGCCAGCAGAGGGACCCCTGCAGTCACACTTTGCCCAAAAATCTGAagggaaaaataatgaattgggGGGtatttcgtgaccggacgtttggtcgctggacgttcggtcgctggacgtttggtcgccggatgtttggttgccgagcgtttggtcacccggacgtttggtcgccggacatttggtcgccggacatttggtcgccggacatttggtcgcccgggtgaatataattttgagagctggtttcaacagtagatatttagatattaaactctctcatgaatataattttgagagctggtttcaacagtagatatttagatattaaactctctctctcatgaatataattttgagagctggtttcaacagtaaactctctgtcatgttgtcaaacatccggcgaccaaacgtccgggcaaccaaacgtccgagtacctatgGATTTTGTGTCTCTCAATGTTGCTGTGCTTACTTCATCACTGTGGCAGAACATAGGTGTGAAAACGTTTTCAAGGAGGGAGAGGACATGCTCGTATGCTTCAAACAAGCATCTCATGGTCTGAAGTTTCACAACCTCCTCATAGGGGCCCTCAGCAACTGAAAAAGCACAGATCATAAAAGAATTTGTATAAAACGATGTAATATACTTAGTTGGCATTAGCCAAAAATTTTCATgtgaaaccaaaaaaatggtgTAGCTGTTAAAACGCTTGACACGCGTTAATTCAAGCGCATCCcggtggaaaaataaataaataaaatagcacAGCTCATAAAACAAATTCATGTGTAACTCTGTCATAAATATAGCTGGCATTTGGCAGAAATTTTGCATCTccatatgaaacaaaaaacgACAGTTGCTAAAGCGCAACACAGGTTTTTTGATGAAGTGCATCCCAACAAAAGCATTTTGCTCAACAATTTGGGGAATATATTTCcaggaaataaacaaaatgactgttataAGACAAGTTGAATGCCAGAACCATTTAAGCCAATCATATGTTGTTGAAGAAAGGTAAATACTACTTAAAATACTATACTAGTTGTCTAGTGTTTTAGAGTTATACGCAAAATTTCCTAGACTATTGCGATGAAGcgatggaagataaatgaatgaatgtaagaaTTCAGTTGCAATGTGAGAAATGAGAATGAAAGTATGTCACACACCGTTTCGGATTTCTTCCACAATGAAGGGGTCGAAGCGGATCTTGTCAATGCTCTCGTCTAGACAGTAGGTCTCATAGATCTTCTTTACCTCCTCATGAAGCATCATTTTATCAGAGTCAGCTAGGTCTGGGCAAAGTATTCTGTCGTTGAACTCCTCTGTGACAAAATTGAACAGTCACTGATTATTGTATGTTCAGTAGATCAATTAGGTGCTTGCATGGACCACTGAAACAAGCTTTCACAAATATTACTTCACTACGATGTTTTGCAAATAACATtaagaaaataatacaatatatattCAAGTAGGCAACATTTAAAAGGTAAGGAGAACACTTGCCCACTGCAAGGCAGAACTGAAGCACATGGACAGCTCCCTCTTGCTTCAAAAAATTCATGAAGCGGAAAAGGAGGTCTTGCTGCTCTCTTATTTCTTTTAACTCCAGCTTTAGAACCTGGGAAAAATAGCAATGTAATGTAAATCCAATCTTAATTGAATTTATCACATGTAATTAAAAGATATATGTCATATTTTCGTCTTGATGCATTGTTGGATAAGGGCTTACTGAAGGCTTTGTGCTACGGGGATCAGAGTATTTTTGAAGAAAAGGAACCAGCATTGAGGTTGGCTCTGTGGCTTCTTCAGGCTTGTAGAGAGGGAAAAAATTgtataatgtattttaaaaaattgaacacTGAATTTGATGTTAAAGTTAATTTTTCATTAGTTTCAACAATAACTTACTGGGGAATTGTCAATGAAGATCAAAAGTAAATGATTCACCGTATCCTGAAATGGAAAGCAGGAAATATCAAATGTCACATGCTCCAAGCATTTTGCTACTTTGACAATTTTGGACTGTTTATCTAGTTTTGAGTTCATTAAGTTGGCCGAGTAGACTCACAGGATCAGCCAAAAAGTCCATGGAAGGGAGAAAGACAGAACCAGCCATTACTTCTTTTATCAGCAAAGTGAGCGATCTAAGAGGAATGAAGCACCATAATATGAGGCAATGGaaaaatgctcattttaaaAGACAATGGGTTTTGAAGTGTAAtcaaataacataaaaatacatttcgtGGCATGCAGATTACCTGCAATCAGTAGCCTTAGGTGGCAAGATATAGGGAAAGAGCATCTCAGTCAATTTTCTGAGATAAAGAAGCTCGTCTCTGCGACTGCGTAGAGCTACATGAAGGTCAGGACCATACTCCTCTAAGACAGCTTGTTGAAGAAACTCAGCACTCTTCACTAAAGagaagagataaaaaaaaaaatgcctttttcgaGAAAAAAGACACCTTTGCTATTTTGCCCCTACTGAGCAAGGATAAGAACAAAAGAGTAGAAATTTGGTATAactctgtctgtttttttaaataattatataaGTTGTGTTGATATTCATGTGAGGAATATAGACACAATAACTATCATCACCTCGCTGTCGAGCTTTGGCAATTATTTCAATGTGCTTCATGGAGGCTTTCAGAAGCTTTCGTGTGATAAGGGACGCCACGTCGACCTgggacacattgttttttttgtaaaataatgtattctttatgtattttgaattcCATTTTTCATCTCGAGTGGTCACCTTCTGGATACGGCGGACCAACACAGCAGCGAAGAAGCGTAAAGTCACCCTCAGCTCATCAACAAATGCCTCATCGTCTGTGACATCTCTGAAAAATAACACCATTATACAGCAGTCACATAACAATGTTATCTTATACGGATGCACTGCATAATAATGAAAGTTCTAACTCTCAAAAACAAGTACCTATGAAGAgacaacttaaaaaataaaaaaagtcctACCTATACCAGGGATAGACAAAGTTTTCAAGAACTAGCTCCAGAATCTAGTTGAAAAGAGAAACATACATTCACAAAATTTGTACTGACTAAGCaatttggaagatgaatgaaataatGTTTAGTCATGTGTAGTCAAAATATAGGAGAAATTTAAATGTTACCTCTGAAAGAGAAGCATCCACTTTAGAGGAAACTTTCAGCTCAAGCCATGGTTGGTAGTTTTCCAATAATAGAGTAGGTCTGAaagtaaaatgatgaaaataacaccaaataaatgaaaaattggTTCTCAGTTTCATACTAGTGCTGATAGTCTTTGAAGATTTTCAACAGtggaaaatgtatttgctgGTCTTCATTTGACTTCTTATTAATTTATGAAATATCATTAAATCAGTTCCAACAGGAGAAAGGTTGTCGACATATTCCCTTCAGTTTCAGTGTAATATGTTCATGTGTGGTTCATTTTGAAACCACATTTGCTTCATCTACTACCATCAATGGGAGCCAGTGAATTAAGTAGCAAAGGTAATAGAAAAAGTATTCCATCATCATGACTTAAATCTTACAAATACATTGTGAATAAAGTATATGTACATTCAATTTAGGTCAAAACCACAAGAACAAAACTCTGCTGTAAAGTAACTCATGACCTCACAATACATTCCATACAATTTTATTTCAGTCTCCACTAGGAGGCAACGGAACATAAATGAGTTTAAGGACttacatttgtttattatttgagAAACTGCACAATTAGTCACTAAGGAGAAACATCATCGTCTTCACCAGTAGTGAAGCAAAATATGCTATGtacatatatttcagcaacacgcttatttatttatttatttacgtatttattacctatttatttatttctaaaatgttttttcctgtgtctgtattctccccctcttgctactgtgacagtgaaatttcccaaatacgggatgaataaaattattttatctaatctaatataatctattTAATAGTAATTTGAGCCAGCACTACCTGTGTCTTTTGCACCTGATCTTCCCACAAACAGCACAGCTGTGTCCAAGCGGAAACAACTCCTGCTGGTAGGACTgcgaaaaaacaaacacacaatcaaATTATGCACAAACGCCactgtatgcaaaaaaaatcatatgaaaCATTTCCTACTGGATTTCTCGTTTTTCCTCAAAGACACTAGAGACCTAATTGTTACATTCCTTTTGTGAGGAATTGGGAGTCACGACATTACCAGTGTATATATGCCCTAATCGTCCAGTTTGAGAGGACGCAGCATCTACTTCTTGTTGATTTATGCACTAATTGTAGCTGTTCCCAATAAAATATGCCCTGTGTTATATCACACTGTTATACAGATGGATAGAGAGCACAATAACAATCGGTGGAGGATAAACTCGACTCGTTGACCGCACAATAGTTGACGTGGGGCGAGAGTTTACGAGACTGTATGAAACAGCTTGGTGTGCAGCCCTTAAAGCAGAGAATTATTAGGATCATAAATGTGCTGGTTTAACactggattaaaaactacaactgTGATGCGGATGTGGATTAGCGCGTCGACCTTACAgctccagggtcctgggttcaaatccaggtcggttcacctgtgttgagtttgcatgttacccccgggcctgggtgggttttctccgggtactccagtgtcctcccacattccagaaacatgcatggtaggctgattggacactctaaattgcccctagatatgagtgtgagagtgaatggttgtcggttTACTTGTGCCCTACAATCGTCTGgctgaccaattcagggtgtcccctgcctctggcctgaagtcagctgggataggctccagcacccccacaaccctagtgaggataaagcagttcagaaaatgaatgaatgaataaatgcccCAATGGTGAAAAAATCCAGGAGGAAACCCTATACACACCCACGCACGTATAAACAGTTACACTCCAAACAAATTGGGAACACTGACAATGTATTTGGACAGCCAGTATAGTACCTTGATCTTTGGCTTTATGTTGACCAAGATGTTTGGCAACAGAGACTCCGGTCCCAGAGAGCAGTAGAAAGTAACCACACCAGCCAGAAAGGACCAGACCACCATCATGATGTGAATATACCTGAGTAAAAATGAGAGCGAAAGTTGGGAGATGCCACATAACAACGGCTAACGCAACGTAAGCACACAGCTGTTACCTGTTTAACAGCACGGTGGACAGTAGCAGGACAAGAAGAAGGAAGCAGAAAAGGGGGTATTGTCGGCCCATGTCTCTGAGCAGGTCCAGTTTCATTTTGCGCCGTATACGTTGAAAACAAACCCGGAATCTTCCCATTGTTTTTTCCCTTCAGCACAAAAACGTGCCATAAAATAAACGACACGCCATGGCGCTACGAAAGTCGGTAAATAACTGTCAAAAACGGACACCACGATGAACATTATTCCATGATCAAAATGTAGCTTACCTATCATGTCATTTGTGAAGCGGACTGGTCACGTTTCGGTATAGTCGTTTGCTAACGTTACATGGTTTATTGGAAAATAGGGATTGGGGTAAACATCAGCCCCTGCATTTAATGTTTACGGTCCGATCGTGTAGCGTTGAGCTAAAGGCTACTAGTACCATTCTGTGCTGTCATTTGAGCCCGCTCAAGGGGCGTCAAAGAGTGGAGGGCTGCGTGCGCTTCGTAGTGACGTCACATCGGCCCCACCCCACTTTACAGGCGTTTATGACAGAATTCGGATAAACTATCCGATATAAAAGGACAAAAACGTACGCTGTTGTGTAACGTCTCACGTCTGTCTGCAtatgaatatttaaatattggATTTAGGGGACGGGTTTATGCGCTCGTAACCATctgtaaatatttgctttgttCCTAAAGGTAACAAAGGAATCATCCTCTGTGTTGATATGAATTACAACCGCATTAACAAGTTTGAATTGGCTAAGGTATTACTCTAaagttttggcaaaaaaaaacattcatcttCTGGCATCCCATTAGCAAATAAACATCAAGGATTGTAACTCCCATGTTAATGTGCATTTGCTGCCACTGATGATGaaagtcgtccaatccatttgaacatggAAGGCTGTTTCATTGCTAGCTCTTCTCATAGTCCAAATGTCTTTGAATGTCTCATAAATTAATTATTTGagaggtataaaaatgtaaatgaatcaCGTACTTGACAGGGAGCCCCTTTAAATTTTTTATAGCCCATTGTTATAAATCCTCCTCCTCACACTGGTCATTTGATATTCAATTGATTTAAGACACACATAGAAATCAAAAACTTTATTACAAAAATAAGTTACACTCACCTCCATTTTACAGtataaaacaatttatttgcaGGAATGCAAAAACGTTGTTGGCCACCAACAACAGTTTAAAActgctaacattttttttctcaaaaggtGGTTATGATTTTATTGAGGGAGTTAACTGTATAGAAAACTTGGAACAAATCCGCCGTTTCCTCGTGGCTATACCTGGAAATAGAATGTATTCACTGCAGCATCCCTTCTCTACCAAGATGTGATGTTGACAATCCCACACTAAAACCATCTAACGTTGGACCCATGCTCAGTCTGGGCAACACTGCCACAAATATCTTGAACATGTGCTAATAGGTCAGCGGTTTAGGAGATGGACGAGGGACCAATAgatgtttaaaaatatgttggAAGATGTTTCCATATAAAAGCAAACCCACCAGATTGACAGTGGAAAAAAGGGACACTGCAGGGCTTTATTTTTGTTATCGGTTAAAATCAAAGGCAGTCTGATGCCCATGACATTGAAGCCTTTACAAAAGTAACATTTTatccaaaaaggaaaaaaaaaacctatacaaACAGTAACTACATACTCTGAAGAAGCAAGGCCGCTAATTCAgttcaaaataagataaaagCAGGGCTTGTTCTGACTCATCTCATGAGATTGTTTTGCATGCCCAGTTTGACTGTTTGCAGTGTCAGAGCTGCAGCGAAAATGACTATATTACATTAAGTACATTGTTTGTGTGCTGCAACTCttgtgcatatttttttaagagaacaAGCCCTGTTTTCATCAATATAGTTTCCCTATTTACAGTACAGGCCGGGTAGTTTAGTCCTCTGTACTGAGGTAGTCAACCAACCCTTTAAAGACAAGTTCTGAAAAGAACCACTTTCCTGGAATGCCTGACTTATCCATGCCAGGTGGGTACACCCGAAATAAAAACCTGCAAATGTTCTCTTTCAAACATCCACATCAAAATGATTAACATGGATATTCCAACATTAAAATTGCGATTAGcacaaaaatatacaatagCATCAAGCTCCTTCGAGCCACTTCAAACCTAAGAAACTTAAAAGTGCAAATTCTTCAATAATTATTTAAAGATGGCATGTTCAGGGACAGGGAACAGGGGGAGATTGTTAGGGCAATAAATTGAACCCTGCAACAGGGCAAGCTACGGGGGCTCGGGGTTAAAAGAGGCTTAGGAGAATAGAATAATCATGGGTTCATCTTTTTCGGGGTGgcatcttttaaataaaaaaaaaaaaagtttggggaaGGGGAGATGCTTCTTCTGTAAGGCTGGAATATCATTGGACCTTTTTGTCACGCTCTTTTTATGTTTCAACATCCTTTGCAGCTCATGGTGTAACCCCACACATCAAGTCAGTATCCACTGTGAGTGACAGGTCAGGACCGGCCTCGGCCCCGCTTGCCTGCTGGACCAATCAGAGGTGTAGACAATGTCTGTTTATTAAACCATGGAGCGCATAGGTTTTAGAAATTTGACTCTATTGCCGTTTTCAATTCAAGTGGTTTTGTAGACTCAAAATAGGTATAGCCACTTAATCAATTCAAATATCTTATTCATAACTATGACCAATTTGAAAATTACTCAATAAAACAATTTACCTCTGCTTGTTCCAGGGCCACCCCGCTGTGAGAAGCCCACTCTCCCCCTGGGTGTGATGCCGCCACGGGCCCTGGTCTGACCAATACCACCGCGGACACCACCCCTTGCTCCTCGGCCTCTCCCAGAGCCCTGGAAATCATCGTAGCTGTAGAAGGGGTCATCATAGCCACCCCGGTAGTTATGGTAGTCGTATCCATAGTAATCATAATAGTCATCGTAGCTGTAGTACTCAGGCGGGTAAGAGTAGCCTCCCCGACCACCTCGACCACGGCCTCTCGTGGGCGGCGGCATATAAGGCGGCGCATAGTAATAGTACTCATCATACCTtggagagaaaacaaaacatcaaaataagGGAGCCAGCTTTTTGACaccaaaaaaatctgccattacTTATCATACATTTGTGTCCTGGCCGCTTGTCTCTGCACTTTGCGCTCTTTCCGCTTCTGATCAGGAGGTTTGGCGAAGACTATCTCAATATGTTCTCCTTCGAGATCTTTTCCATTGAGATCAGCAAGAGCCTGTGAAATTGTTCGAGACAGTTACAATTCATCCTAGTTGCATTCACAATGGACACACCTTTCAAGTTCAAGCATTGATATTGCATTACCTTGACAGCACCATCTCTTTCCTCAAAGTGAACGAATGCGTAGTCTTTCAATTTCTTCACACGCTCCAATTTGCCAAACTGACTAAAGGCCTTTTCCAGATTCTCCTCAGTTACAGAGCTAGCTAGATTCCTCACAAACAACACTTTTACCTGTGAACAGAAGCAAATGTTATCACAATGCACCGTGCTAGCATCTACCATAAAAGGATGAGCAAATACACCCCAATCTTTACCTTGGCCATGACCTCTGGGTCTGGGTCCTCTATAGGATCTGCCCACTCCACTGTGACAACGTTGCCCCACACCTTCACCTTGGCACTCATCAGACGCCGACGGGCCTGAGCTGCTGTCTTGTGATCTTCATATTCCAGAAAGCAAAACCCACGGTTCTTCTTCTTGTCATCGGGTTGGTGGTACAAAATGACATCATTTAAACCCTCTGCGGACCAGAAAAAATAGAGGAGACAAGGGGAAGATGAAATTAGGATAACCTATGGTAATGAATAAGTACAGTCCGAGTCtttcatttgaagaaaaaaataccttgTATTctcaactgtaaaaaaaaatctaagtttgAAAGATATAAAGTGAAAAATGTGTTGTCCTTAAACCATTAACATGCAGTTATTACCAACCAATCTTCATGCTCTCTCTTccttgttataaaaaaaatggctacaACAGTTAGTACCCCCAATATGAGGTTCAATACATCTTATGTGAAGTTTGTACTGAGGGAAAAATCACTACATTATAAAGAGAGGCGTTTTCTTCGGTACTTGATATAGTAGTTTTACACAAATGAAAACTACAATAGTGAATTTGTTGAGTTGTCataaagtaaaatatatatatattttttttaaaggtgcgaCCTCACCTGTGACTTTTGCAAATTCTTCAACAATCTGCTCTTTTGTTTTACTCTTGGGGATGCAGCCAACAAACAGTCGATTATTGGCTACTGAGATGCACACGCCAATTAGTTTGCCAGGTCTGATTTCATTGTTGTTGCACTGCAATGCAATAAAGGAATACAAAAACCAAAGAACAGTGGTATCAGTGCAAAGGGTACTTGATGGACATTTCTTTCAGacatcctttttttctgcactCTTCTAGTCATTTtcacatttagaaaatattatttcagtCCCTAAGAGAAATTTGTCCAACTTACCAATTTGACAGCTTGCTGTGCCGCCTCTTTAGTGCAGAAAGTGACAAAGGCATAGCCTCTGTTTTGGCCACTGAGGGGATCCATCATCAGGCGCAGGTCCCAGATAGGACCTGCTTTCTCAAACAAAGGAACCAGCTCATCCTCAAAGAGGTCTCTGGGGATTTTGCCAACAAATATCTGATGGAAGAGGGAGAAATCATGCAAGTGTCTTTTTTTACAAAGGAGATAAAGCCATgatatactgtataaatcataGTGTATCCAATCAATTCTTCATGATAAACTATTATTGTAACCATGGTTACTGCAGATAGATGAAAACTGTCGTTACGGGAACACCACCCCAGCTTCTCATTTGCATGCTACAAGTACAGTAGATCCAAATTTGAAAAGTCAGAGCACtctttcattttgtaagtaattAAGTTTAAGAATACACAttcttttttgtatatttatatatatttcacaaCATATGTAGAAAAATGCTAACCACTATTTGTGGTTGGTCTTTCATTGCGCTGCACAACTGATCAAATGATGCAATACGCGTGTTCAAGTCTGCAAAGTATGTGCTAGTATTACAAGAATGTCTATATATTTATCATACAATTATGCTGCCGTGGTGTTTAAAAGTTTTACTGTAACAACCTAAATATATCATGTTTAGGTAAAAATTTACAttgtaatgtatgtatgtatctgtTATATTCTATATAACAGGTTGTATCGACAACCTGCACATAAGTGACTCCATACCTCAGTCCCCACAGTAGGCTGTGCTCCCGAGTGAGCTGAATTAGGTGGTGGACCACCATACTTCCTCTGGCCTGTAGTGACATCAAGTGTGTAACCAGTCCTCTCCAGCAATGCCTGATGGTAGTGATTTAGAggtttgttgtgatttttttttctctggagCATTcatatttgaatgtattttgtaaattgattctcactttgatTTTGCTTTCATCTGGTCCTTTGTTGGTGTCTGACACTTTGGTCCCTTGTTTCTCTCTTTGCCTGTAAGTCTTCATCACGCCACAAAGAAAGGCACTTTTGTTCTGAAAGAGAGCCAAAAAATGTGGAGGGGGGAATTATATCTAGTAGTTGAAGGTAAGGGTAACTGAGAAATTAACAGATGATGCGAAGCAGGAATAACCAATGATTGTTCATTAAGCCATACACTTCAAATATGTTAATGCAGGTGTGATCTTTAATGTGTGAAACTAGTATTACTGGTGGTACTTGGGCCCGCTCTAGTTGTAAAAATAACTTCTTAAGTTTAACAGTATTCAGCCTGTTATTATAATTTTCCTCTATTGATGTGCAGTGTTAGTGTTCAAACTGTTCATAATCTTAATGgtttttttaactttctataataatttgattttaatgAAAGCCCCACACTGGACATTAATGCTGCCATAAGGCCAGGTGCATTGTTACAATTTTACACATCTTACAATAGCTGTGGTTGTAATTCTGTTTTCCTGCAGCCAGATACCACTCTCAATTTTCTTTCAGCCAATTAAGAACAGGAGTATCAGATCAATTCCAAATAGGCAAGAGGATTAGAATGAATGGATAGTTGTGTCGATTCTTAGTTGAAAGACATCTATAAATATCAAAATTGCTTACATACCTGAACATGTGAGAGGTCGCTCTCCTTGAATTGTAAAAGGACTTGGAGAGCACCTTCGTCGTTGAATTCTTTAAGAGCCTCAATTGCTCGATCATCCAAGTCACTGTGTGACACCAATCCTGCAGTAGTGGGTAAAAAAcagagggaaagaaaaaaaactgagcaCCAAACTCTCCAAATAACACAGAAAAAGAAACTGACAAAACAGCACACAAACTAAAGACATTTTACTTATAGGGAATTACATAAATTCTGGTGAGGGGTTATAAATGTACTAAAATAAAAGGAATGCCTGTTTCAGTCACTGCACCTCATTTCCCAACTAGACTGATATTACAGCTAATTACACCAGATGTGACAGTGCAACTATACACAAACCCAGTGTTTCTCATGAGCAGTTGTATCTTTGTTCTATGGAAGAGACATCACCTGTCATCGGATGGCAAACACAAAGACAGTTGTGGCCATTATTTTTATGCTACAACCACCTGACTTGTGGAACTTTTGGGATATGGCTGACCAAACCTGGATCTAAAAGAAGCTACAAAGACTCAGTCACCAGGTAAAGCATACACTTGAATAGAACTAAAACACAACGGTTCCGAAGCGATTTAAATTGTGGTAGGGGTCAATGGGAAATTGGGTAGGATAGAAGATCACTCAAATGAGGGGGCAACTTTGTTGACCTCACACCAGTAGTGAAGCATCCATTATACACTTTTACTGCTGTGATTTATAATTTAACATATATAGCACTGCAGTACCCATTTTGGTAGGAACCACAAAAAGTTGCTTCAGGATCCCAATTTCCCCCACTCAAAA from Stigmatopora argus isolate UIUO_Sarg chromosome 15, RoL_Sarg_1.0, whole genome shotgun sequence carries:
- the LOC144089782 gene encoding heterogeneous nuclear ribonucleoprotein Q-like isoform X2, with protein sequence MNPKTEKCIDIGDHTAIVNLAPLASTMDVFHSATTNISGDMATEHINGNGPEEPMDTSAAVTHSEHFQTLLEAGLPQKVAEKLDEIYIAGLVSHSDLDDRAIEALKEFNDEGALQVLLQFKESDLSHVQNKSAFLCGVMKTYRQREKQGTKVSDTNKGPDESKIKALLERTGYTLDVTTGQRKYGGPPPNSAHSGAQPTVGTEIFVGKIPRDLFEDELVPLFEKAGPIWDLRLMMDPLSGQNRGYAFVTFCTKEAAQQAVKLCNNNEIRPGKLIGVCISVANNRLFVGCIPKSKTKEQIVEEFAKVTEGLNDVILYHQPDDKKKNRGFCFLEYEDHKTAAQARRRLMSAKVKVWGNVVTVEWADPIEDPDPEVMAKVKVLFVRNLASSVTEENLEKAFSQFGKLERVKKLKDYAFVHFEERDGAVKALADLNGKDLEGEHIEIVFAKPPDQKRKERKVQRQAARTQMYDEYYYYAPPYMPPPTRGRGRGGRGGYSYPPEYYSYDDYYDYYGYDYHNYRGGYDDPFYSYDDFQGSGRGRGARGGVRGGIGQTRARGGITPRGRVGFSQRGGPGTSRGKRGRGRS
- the LOC144089782 gene encoding heterogeneous nuclear ribonucleoprotein Q-like isoform X1; this translates as MNPKTEKCIDIGDHTAIVNLAPLASTMDVFHSATTNISGDMATEHINGNGPEEPMDTSAAVTHSEHFQTLLEAGLPQKVAEKLDEIYIAGLVSHSDLDDRAIEALKEFNDEGALQVLLQFKESDLSHVQNKSAFLCGVMKTYRQREKQGTKVSDTNKGPDESKIKALLERTGYTLDVTTGQRKYGGPPPNSAHSGAQPTVGTEIFVGKIPRDLFEDELVPLFEKAGPIWDLRLMMDPLSGQNRGYAFVTFCTKEAAQQAVKLCNNNEIRPGKLIGVCISVANNRLFVGCIPKSKTKEQIVEEFAKVTEGLNDVILYHQPDDKKKNRGFCFLEYEDHKTAAQARRRLMSAKVKVWGNVVTVEWADPIEDPDPEVMAKVKVLFVRNLASSVTEENLEKAFSQFGKLERVKKLKDYAFVHFEERDGAVKALADLNGKDLEGEHIEIVFAKPPDQKRKERKVQRQAARTQMYDEYYYYAPPYMPPPTRGRGRGGRGGYSYPPEYYSYDDYYDYYGYDYHNYRGGYDDPFYSYDDFQGSGRGRGARGGVRGGIGQTRARGGITPRGRVGFSQRGGPGTSRAGKRGRGRS
- the LOC144089782 gene encoding heterogeneous nuclear ribonucleoprotein Q-like isoform X3, whose product is MKTYRQREKQGTKVSDTNKGPDESKIKALLERTGYTLDVTTGQRKYGGPPPNSAHSGAQPTVGTEIFVGKIPRDLFEDELVPLFEKAGPIWDLRLMMDPLSGQNRGYAFVTFCTKEAAQQAVKLCNNNEIRPGKLIGVCISVANNRLFVGCIPKSKTKEQIVEEFAKVTEGLNDVILYHQPDDKKKNRGFCFLEYEDHKTAAQARRRLMSAKVKVWGNVVTVEWADPIEDPDPEVMAKVKVLFVRNLASSVTEENLEKAFSQFGKLERVKKLKDYAFVHFEERDGAVKALADLNGKDLEGEHIEIVFAKPPDQKRKERKVQRQAARTQMYDEYYYYAPPYMPPPTRGRGRGGRGGYSYPPEYYSYDDYYDYYGYDYHNYRGGYDDPFYSYDDFQGSGRGRGARGGVRGGIGQTRARGGITPRGRVGFSQRGGPGTSRAGKRGRGRS